The Oncorhynchus gorbuscha isolate QuinsamMale2020 ecotype Even-year linkage group LG08, OgorEven_v1.0, whole genome shotgun sequence DNA window ttgaagacggaagggacgtagccagcggtcagggataagttgatgagcgaggtgaggtaagggagaaggtctccggaaatggtctggagaagagaggaggggaaaaagtcgagcgggcaggttgttgggcggccggccgtcacaagacgcgagatttcatctggagagagaggggagaaagaggtgagagcacagggtagggcagtgtgagcagaaccagcggtgtcgtttgacttagcaaacgaggatcggatgtcgtcgaccttcttttcaaaatggttgacgaagtcatctgcagagagggaggaggggggggaggattcaggagggaggagaaggtggcaaagagcttcctagggttagaggcagatgcttggaatttagagtggtagaaagtggctttagcagcagagacagaggaggaaaatgtagagaggagggagtgaaaggatgccaggtccgcagggaggcgagttttcctccatttccgctcggctgcccggagccctgttctgtgagctcgcaatgagtcatcaagccacggagcgggaggggaggaccgagccggcctggaagataggggacatagagagtaaaaggatgcagaaagggaggagaggagggttgaggaggcagaatcaggagataggttggagaaggtttgagcagagggaagagatgataggatggaagaggagagagtagcgggggagagagagcgaaggttgggacggcgcgataccgtccgagtaggggcagtgtgggaagtgttggatgagagcgagagggaaaaggatacaaggtagtggtcggggagttgcaatgaggttagtggaagaacagcatctagtaaagatgaggtcgagcgtattgcctgccttgtgagtagggggggaaggtgagagggtgaggtcaaaagagaggagtggaaagaaggaggcagagaggaatgagtcaaaggtagacgtggggaggttaaagtcgcccagaactgtgagaggtgagccgtcctcaggaaaggagcttatcaaggcatcaagctcattgatgaactctccgaggggacctggagggcgataaatgataaggatgttaagcttgaaagggctggtaactgtgacagcatgaaattcaaaggaggcgatagacagatgggtactCAACTACAATACAAAAAAATGCACTGTTGTAGAAAAGatttctccctcacacacacaattACCTCTGCACCTTGCTTATTGTGGCAACATTTCAGTCTTTCACTTTCACTGCACTGTTTGTTACCAATAACAAGGTCAACCAGTGTCCTTCGTCTTCTTGTTGACATGCCCTTTGCTCTGTGTACCCTCCTTCCTTCACCCCCTCAGTGCAGCACCAGCACAACAGTGCTGCGGTGGCCGCAGCCCAACAGGGAGGCTATGAGATCCCAGCCCGCCTGAGGACCCTCCACAATCTGGTGATCCAGTATGCCTCCCAGGGGCGCTACGAGGTGGCCGTGCCCCTCTGCAAACAGGCCCTGGAGGACCTGGAGAAGACCTCCGGACACGACCACCCTGATGTCGCCACCATGCTCAATATACTGGCCCTTGTCTACAGGTGAGGCCTGGCATTCTCGTGATCTATatcagggtcgtgttcattagggcacctAGCAGACAATGATTTAAAGACccaatgcagacatttttttctatatcaaatcatttctggttaACAATTGAAGTACCTTACTTTAAAATTAGAGTAAATAGCTTTTTAACATGACACTTCTCAtgcaagaatttagctaggactgtctgagAGTAGTCCGAGTTGGGAGGGGCAAACTGAAAACTATGTTATTGGCAGTGGTTTGGAACTCTTATTGGCCTGTTAACCAATTtaccgcatggtgatgtcaccatggaacgCCGACACTCCTgcccatgcaaacctgctgattagaaggtcctgtgtaggTCCTGTGTAAATTTGTATTTTCAACTGGCAACTATCAAGAAATAACACTGATCAAATGTTCTCACACTTTTACTGTTAGTTTCATCAGCAGTTGTACAATATCATGCAAAACACAGGAAAGACtacattttgactgcactgggcctttaaagtgTTTTGTAACAAGTTTTTATGTTGGACAAGACTACAAAGTCCCACCCTGTTTCATTCAGGTTTCTTCTGTTTTGTTTGTGCCTAGTTTGTGCCTAGGGACAATGCTGCATGGTTTGCctgttattttgttcagtttgCCTTGCTAGGTTTTCCTATTTGCAGTCTTTGTAGGATTTGTAGTATTAATCCTTCATTGCTTATATACTATTCTGGCTtaatttctgcatttcaatgcaTGCAATGAAGACAGCACATTATGACTTTGCGGTGTGCTTGTATGCTGAGATTATATTGGATCtcacgctctctcgctctcgctctctctctagggaTCAGAACAAATACAAAGAGGCTGCCCATCTGCTCAACGACGCTCTGTCCATCCGGGAGAAGACTCTCGGCAAAGACCACCCTGCTGTAAGCAAGGACCCTCTTCATGACAAACACACTATGTGGACAGACTGACCCATGTGTGGAAGTAAAAGATTTGTCATCGGGTGTTAGTTTACAATAGCCAGAATGGCTTGGTGGGCTTTGTCACTGGGGAGCCAATAATGCACAAGCCCGCCTTACTTACCATCCCACACTACGTCTGCATATGCATTTCTTGCTTTATCCACATCAATTCCTGATATGGATTTATGTTGCTAGTCTCTTACCTGAAGGTCATCAATCACAACTGTTCAATACCCTTTCACCTAAACCCAGAGCTAATGCATTTCCAAAACAACCTCACACACAGAGAAATGGTTTATGACCACTTCATCAACATCCATGAGAATGCTCCATAACAATCGGTTgcatcccaaatagaaccctattctctatttagtacaatacttttgaccagggcccctagAGTGCTTTatgtagggtgctatttgggacaaagACTCGTATGCTGCTGGTGTCGTCAAGAGAAAGGAAGGATGACTATGTTTTTGTTGAAGAATAAGGGTTGGAGGAAGTCAATTTGAAGCATGCGCTAGGTGCCatgcccctctctccccctctctctccctggtcctctagaCAAACTAATGAAAACACTGTTGGCTATAGGAATCTCACTTATACCAGACCCAAGTGACGGATAGCTAAAACATGTTAGACTGGGCAATATCCATGTTATGATCTTGATACATCACCTGATGACATAGATGGAAATATTGATATTATATACAAATGGTTACTGGTTAGTGACAACTCCAAGTAGTCTAATCATTGTTGTGTGCGTTTGTTCCTGTCATCCAGGTTGCTGCTACACTCAACAACCTAGCCGTGCTCTATGGAAAGAGGGGCAAGTACAAGGAGGCCGAGCCACTGTGCAAGAGAGCTTTGGAGATAAGAGAAAAGGTAGATCATATCCCTGGACCTCTTATCTATTGTTAACCTGACATAATATTGCTCAGATcacctgaaaacacacacttATCTAGGCCTCAGATCTGATAGAAACTTTCGCAGAATGATATTCCTGTGACGTGATGATTATAATTACCAGGCAGGAGAGAGGGGTttggaagaaaagagagaaagaacagtGCGGTCGTAACGTAGCAGATACGTTCTGTGCCTCAGAGCCCCAAACAGCTCGTTCCATATTGATCTGGGTTTTATTAGATTTGCTTCTTTTGAGTGGAGAAACCTTATGTTGACTGCTGGAAGAGACTTGGGGATATTATTTAATTAAGCAGATTAGAACACAATCAAAGGTTGAGACCTACTTGAATGGTAGACAACAAAACAGTTAAGCTCTTTGCCTGCAGCACTAAGATAGTTGTATAATATGCTTAGAAAAAGCTACTGACTTGTGTTAATGTTTTGGCAATTTTTATTTGACTGTTTTATAACAGTTTTGGTTGAATTTCTGTTATTTTGCCATTTTAATTATGTGATTCGTTCATGCAACCACAGATAATTACATGGATACTGTATTGACCTTCCTGGTTGCCAGACAACATATATAAATGCATATACCTCTTATGTTTTTGTCCCTCTCAGGTGCTGGGCAAGGACCACCCAGATGTGGCTAAGCAGCTGAACAACCTGGCCCTGCTGTGTCAGAACCAGGGCAAGTATGAAGAGGTGGAGTACTACTACTGCCGCGCCCTGGAGATCTATGAGTGCAGACTGGGTCCCGACGATGCCAATGTGGCCAAGACCAAGAACAACCTGGTGAGTACTACTGGGCAACACTTGGTTCAACAGGCACCAAACCAAATAAAATTTACTGAAACAGGgagagggactacctggacttgtccaattAGAAAACAAATGATCATGTGCATAGTCATTCACTTACAAAATCACACCCATATAAACCATGTGTGGGCTAGTTTGAATTTGCATGTTTGGTTAGAGTCAGGGTTTCTGTGTCCCTAGATTAGTTGTGTTCCTGTGGGAGTGGCTTGTAATTACAGTTGTAGATGCTTAAGATGCTTGCCCAGAGTTTTGATAGATTGTAAATAGAAGCATTACTTCACATTCAGCTGTGGAGTTTCAAAGTTCGTATTCTGAAAGACACAGAATTTGATTCAGTCAGGATGAACCATCTATATTGGATACTTTTAGAGTTTGCTTCACATTCAAAGCATGATTGACACACAGCGGCACCTTAACTACAAAGCAAATTGAACTTGTCGCTCTAAAAAAGGGGGGGAAACGGTCTCAATTAGTATGTAAAGCAAACTGGTGCACTGCACAAGGTCACCAGAGCTTTGTCTATTCTCCGCCAGCTTTGAGTCCCGTAGCTAGTCTCGTCCACCCATTCATATCTTGTCTGCTTTATGATTAATTGAGGTGTTGTATTGAGACCCAGAGGCAGGCGCAGCAGTGCTATATTATTGTTCATGAGACCCTGAACTACACTGGGGAAATATGTGGATGGATGGACTGGCCATGTTCTTTCAGGGAACACTGTGATTCAATACCCTCGTTTTGATGCAACATTgtacttttttttctctccaggcATCCTGCTTTCTCAAGCAGGGGAAATACAAAGAGGCTGAGATTCTGTACAAAGAGATTCTGACCCGTGCCCATGAGAAAGAGTTTGGATCTGTCGATGGTAAGAAGAACTGAGTTCTACTGTATGATCCAACGCATCTGATGCGTTCTGATTTGAAATATTGTTAATCATCAGGGAACCTATAGAAAGGAGGTCCACAGTCTGGTTGTTACACCAGAAgtgaatggttatctgtaggaagGTATATGGTGGAGTCAATTAAGGTTGGATATGAGCCAAATTGCATTTCCTACatcaatgcttttcaattaagCTCTTACCTCAGAAGGggaatatacaggtaactgcccaaataaaggaaacgccaacaaagtcaatcaatcaaatgtatttataaagtcgttcttacatcagctgatgtcacaaagtgctgtacagaaacccagcctaaaaccccaaagagcaagcaatgcaggtgtagaagcacggtggctaggaaaaactccctagaaaggccagaacctagagaggaaccaggctacgaggggtggccagtcctcttctggctgtgccgggtggagattataacagaacatggccaagatgttcatagatgaccagcagggtcaaataatactagtgtcttaatagggtgttagGTCACCATGAGCCAGCTtaaatgcaccttggcatagatttaTACAAATGTCTGGAACTCTACTGGAGGGATGCAACACTATTTTTCCATAAGAAagtccataatttggtgttttgttgattgtggtggaaaacactgtctcaggcaCCACTCCATAATCTCCCAGAACTGTtcagttgggttgagatctggtgacagcTATGTTATATGGTTTCCACTGTGtccatgctcatcaaaccattcaatgACCAtccgtgccctgtggatgggggatTTGTGATCCTTTGGTGTCATAGTAGctaaaataatggcctgccctgcatttttatacatgaccctaagcatgatgggatactaattgcttaattaactccgGAACCatacctgtgtggaagcacctgctttcaatatactttgtattccTCATTTATTCAAGTGTTTCCAATATTTTGGCATTTACCTGTAGTTTTCCATAATCAAGATATGAGCAGAACTGGTGGAGGTGGTAGGGCAGGGCTCCCTTAGAAAGATGTCATGTTTTTACAACATGCAAATCTTCTCGATATGCCTCTTGTCTTACTGCTCGTCTTTCCCCAGCTAGCAGGGTCACTGACGGACACAGGGTTAAAAAATGGACAGTGTTCTAAACAGTGACGTTGGTTCGTCAAGGCAAGGCTCGCCCACCAGTCAGGAAAGGATTTTTCAAGAGACCATTCTGAACAAAATAAAGAGGGGTTTTCCTGGTTTAACGTGAACTTTCCTTGCTCTTATTCCTTTTACAATAAACTTGGTTAAACTCTGCTATTTAATGGTCTGCCTCAAGCGATTCGATATCCTACTTTGGAATGTCGCTTTGGTACAAAAATAGAAAGAGTGCGACTTGGCACAAGGGAACATTAACGCTGACAGAGCAAAACTAAAAGAGTTTGGTGGATTCTCTAAATTGCCTCAAGGCTTGTTCATGAATTGGGACAAGGCAACTCTTTGTTTCTGTTGGTTTCGTGAAGTTCAGACAAAGTAGGTGCAGTATAACAATTTTACCATGTGTCATATATTATCTTTGTCTTTTTATTCTTAAAATGGACTATATTTGTGACCTGTGTCTCAATTTGCAAAATAACTGACTTGATTGGTCCAGTTTCAATGAGAGAAACTGTATTTAGCAGGTTACATTTAATCTCTAGGAGAAATGTTAATGGTACAGTCAATTTCTTGTGAAAGTCCCAAGTCTTGATCGTTAACAGTTCAGAATACCTATTGGTTTGAAACAATGACACTTTAAAATGACAACTTTTATTCCGTCTGAAGAGTGCTGCGTCACACACTTTAAAGAATAGAAATGAGAGGTGCACTGCCTGGTCCTCAGAGCATATACAGTTGGCATGAGGGGTCTGGAAACTTTCAGAGACTTtctccacattctgttacgttatagccttctctaaaattgattaaatagttccccccctcgtcaatctacacacactaccccataatgacaaagcaaaaatgtatttttagacatttttgcaaatatcacatttacttaagtatattCTGACCCTTTTGTTGAAGCACGTTTTGGCAGCAATGGCAGCCTGAAGTCTtctgggtatgatgctacaagcttggcacacctgtatttggggagtttctcacgttcttctctgcagatcctctcaagctctgtcagattggatggggagcaccgctgcacagctattttcagttctcttcaaagatgttcaatcgggttcatgtctgggctctggctgggacattcagagaattgtcccaAAGCttcttctgcgttgtcttggcttgttgtcctgttggaaggtaaaccttcgcctcagtctgaggtcctgagtgctctggagcaggttttcacaaGGAATTCTCtggactttgctccgttcatctttgcctcgcttctgactagtctcccagtccctgctgctgaaaaacatttccacagcatgatggtgccACCCCCATGCTACACCATACGAATGGTACCAggtttctccagacgtgacgcttgacattaaggccaaagatttcaagagaatcttgtttcttgtagtctgagagtctttaggtgtattttggcaaactccaagtgggctatcatgtgccttttactgagaagtggcttccgtttgACCACTCCgccataaaggccttattggtggagtgctgcagagatggttgtccttttggaaagttctcccatctccacaaaggaactctggatctctgtcagtGTCCATCGGTTCATGGCcacctccccgaccaaggcccatctcccccaattgctcagtttagccgggcttggtagttccaaactgcttccatttaagaatgatgggaggccactgtgttttgggGGACGTTCAATACAGCATAAATgttctggtacccttccccagatctgttcctcgacacaatcctgtctcttagctcaatggacaattccttcaacctcatggcttggtttttgctctgacatgcgctatcaactgtgggacctttatatagacaggtgtgcttttctaaatcatgtccaatcaattaaatttaccacaggtggactccaagttgtaagAACATCTCAATGTTGAtcaatgcaaacaggatgcaccggagttcaattttgagtctcatagcaaagggtctgaactgtgtgtgtgtaacactgtttttgctttgtcattatggggtattgtgtgtagattgctgaagtttttttatttaaattcttagggctgcaatcccgttaacgggattgatatgacaacagccagtgaaagtgcagagcgccaaattcaaacaacagaagtCTCATATGTCTCATGTgttttatacaattttaaaggtaatcttgttgttaatctcACTAGTGTCCAattttcaaataggctttacagcaaatGCACCACAAACAATGATGTTaagtcagagccaagtcacagaaaacacggccatttttccagccaaagagaggagtcacaaaaagcacaaatagagatcaaattaatcactaacctttgatcttcatcagatgacactcataggacttcatgttacacaatatatgtatgttttgttcgataagttgcatatttatataaaaaaatctcagtatacattggcgctttatgttcactagttccaaaaacatccggtgatattgcagagagccacattttacagaaatactcattataaaagtCGATGAAAATACAATTCTTGGACATGGAAATGTAGATACAATTCTTCTTAATgtaactgctgtgtcagatttcaaaaaagctttatggaaaaatcaaaccatgcaataatctgagtacagctttcagacaacaaagcagccaaaaagatatccaccatattgggtagtcaacattcatcataaatagcattataaatattcacttacctttgatcttcatcagaatgcactcccaggaatcccagttccacgttaaatgtttgatttgttcgataatgtccattttTGTCCAtagagctacttttgttagcacgtttggtaaacaaatccaaagtcatgaAGCGCGTTCCCTagttgcagacgaaatgtcaaaaagttccgttactgtccgtagaaacatgtcaaacgatgcaTGGAATCAatttttaggatgtttttaacataacttcAATAATATtacaaccggagaattccttttgccttcagaaaagcaaaggaacGCAGCTCCCTCATGTGAAATGTGCGTGACCAGCGCGtgactgctggcagacctctgactcattcggtcccacatcacagtagaattctcaaacaagtttctaaagactgttgacatctagtggaagccttaggaagtgcaacaaccaatatcccactgtgtattcaataggggctgggttgaaaatcaaccaacctcagatttcccacttcctgtttggatttcttctcaggtttttgcctgccatatgagttctgttatactcacagacatcattcaaacaggtttagaaacttcagaatgttttctatccaatatcaataatatgcatatatttgcaactgggactgaggagcaggcagtttactctgggcaactttcatccaagctactcaatactgcccctgcagtcATAAGAACTTAATCCATTtcagaacaaggctgtaatgtaacaacatttggaaaagtcCAAGTGGTCGGCGGCCAAGTCCAATcggtcggaaagtattcagaaggcactgtatacgtCTGTCTGTGCTCTCTTTATCTGCAGCTGAGAACAAACCCATCTGGATGCACgccgaagagagagaggagatgagtaagGTGGGTTTTGTGTATTTGCCTACGTTGATCTCACATGTGTACCTAAGGCCATACTAGGTGGAGCtctataacacctacctgtataacTGCATGAATGTTATAGTTACTGTCTGAAGTTCCACTCATCTCTCGTCACTTCCATtcgtctctccttctccctttaaAGACTTCTCTttaattactacactgttggagctagtaacataagcatttcgatGCACCTGCGATATCATTGGAAAatctgtgtatgcgaccaataactttgatttgattccaGGGCAAGAACCGAGACAACACTCCGTACGGCGAGTATGGAGGCTGGTACAAGGCCTGCAAAGTGAACAGGTGAGCCAAGAGCCATGAATTGGGATGACTTAGCGGAGACAACACATTGAGTCATTAGTCTTGCCCCTATTCAAACATACATTGAGAGTATGTATTTCAAAGGTTTCAATATAACAGGGCAATGTAGTTTTGTCAATTATGCATGGCGTTATTAAGAGATTAATCTCATGTTCTGAACTTTCAAAACTACGGTGTACCCTACTGAACACACACCTTTCATCATTATGAGTGACCACTGCTGTGTCTGTCGACCCTCTAGCCCGACAGTGAACACCACCTTGAGAAACCTGGGAGCTCTGTACCGCCGACAGGGCAAGCTAGAGGCCGCTGAGACCCTGGAGGAGTGTGCCATGAGGTCCCGCAAGCAGGTCAGGATAATACTTTAGCTATAAATGCTCACACAGTGTGTATAATGTACACAAATGACCACGAATGACACTGTTAACTCAGGACACTAAGGGGTTAAAATgggtttaattgtattttttttgtcaacaatctacactaAATACGCTCTAATTCCAAAGTGgatgaaacatttaaatatttctTAAAGATGaatgaaaaaataaaacattaatatACTTTGATTAGAAGTATTCACCCCCATGAGTCAATGCATGTTAGGAAcacctttggaagcgattacagctgtaagtcttatTGGGTCAGTCtcataagagctttgcacacctgtattgtgcaatatttgccgatttattattttcaaaattctttaagctctgtcaaggtgttgGGATCATGGCTAGACTGCAATTTAAggcttgccatagattttcaagcagatttttAGTGAAAAGAGTAAATTGGCCAATCAGGAATATTCACTGTCTTATTGGTAAGAAACAGATTTGGTTTTGTTGTaggttgtcctgctgaaaggtgaattcctctcccagtgtctggtgtaaagc harbors:
- the LOC124041488 gene encoding kinesin light chain 1-like isoform X8, yielding MSTMVYPREEKLEKLSQEEIISNTKLVIQGLEALKNEHNSILHSLLETIKCLKKDEANLVHEKSSLLRKSVEMIELGLGEAQVMMALSNHLNAVESEKQKLRAQVRRLCQENQWLRDELANTQQKLQKSEQSVAQLEEEKKHLEFMNQLKKYDEDVSPTQEEKDGEPPKDSLDDLFPNDEEEQGQGMQHQHNSAAVAAAQQGGYEIPARLRTLHNLVIQYASQGRYEVAVPLCKQALEDLEKTSGHDHPDVATMLNILALVYRDQNKYKEAAHLLNDALSIREKTLGKDHPAVAATLNNLAVLYGKRGKYKEAEPLCKRALEIREKVLGKDHPDVAKQLNNLALLCQNQGKYEEVEYYYCRALEIYECRLGPDDANVAKTKNNLASCFLKQGKYKEAEILYKEILTRAHEKEFGSVDAENKPIWMHAEEREEMSKGKNRDNTPYGEYGGWYKACKVNSPTVNTTLRNLGALYRRQGKLEAAETLEECAMRSRKQINTGIDPIQQTRVVEILKDGEGDRERRRSRDSLSGVKYESGSETVEEA
- the LOC124041488 gene encoding kinesin light chain 1-like isoform X7 translates to MSTMVYPREEKLEKLSQEEIISNTKLVIQGLEALKNEHNSILHSLLETIKCLKKDEANLVHEKSSLLRKSVEMIELGLGEAQVMMALSNHLNAVESEKQKLRAQVRRLCQENQWLRDELANTQQKLQKSEQSVAQLEEEKKHLEFMNQLKKYDEDVSPTQEEKDGEPPKDSLDDLFPNDEEEQGQGMQHQHNSAAVAAAQQGGYEIPARLRTLHNLVIQYASQGRYEVAVPLCKQALEDLEKTSGHDHPDVATMLNILALVYRDQNKYKEAAHLLNDALSIREKTLGKDHPAVAATLNNLAVLYGKRGKYKEAEPLCKRALEIREKVLGKDHPDVAKQLNNLALLCQNQGKYEEVEYYYCRALEIYECRLGPDDANVAKTKNNLASCFLKQGKYKEAEILYKEILTRAHEKEFGSVDAENKPIWMHAEEREEMSKGKNRDNTPYGEYGGWYKACKVNSPTVNTTLRNLGALYRRQGKLEAAETLEECAMRSRKQINTGIDPIQQTRVVEILKDGEGDRERRRSRDSLSGVKYESGSETVEEVSMGVEWNGA